Sequence from the Priestia megaterium genome:
GCTTTAATAATATCAAATAAATAAAAAAGAGGTTGTCCATAGAAAATGCTATAAAACTATTTTCCGGATAACCTCTTTTTACGTAAAACCTAATTAATTAGTTAGTACTTATTCTGAAAAAGGCTTTGAATAATGCACAACACCTTGCGCATTTTTTAGTGATCCCTCTGTTAACTCTAAGGCCATAAAGAATTCTTCAGGTACGTCAAATGGAGCATATATATTCCATAAGCTAGCTGGTTTAAATCCAAACTTTGGATAGTAATCTTTATGTCCTAAAACGATTACTGAATGATAACCAAGCTCTTTTGCACGTTTTAACGCAGCGTGAATTAATTGACTTCCAACTCCTTGTTTCTGATACTGAGGAAAAACGGAAATTGGAGCAAGTGCCAAAGAATCGATAGCGGTATCAACATCTATAATTGTTATTTTAGATAAAAGAATATGACCTACAGGGTCTGCATTCTGATTGAATGCGACCAATGAAAGTTCAGGAAT
This genomic interval carries:
- a CDS encoding GNAT family N-acetyltransferase; amino-acid sequence: MDILIKQELTEEYNKTEEVVKSAFLNEEYSDKKEHLLVKRIRKSDAFIPELSLVAFNQNADPVGHILLSKITIIDVDTAIDSLALAPISVFPQYQKQGVGSQLIHAALKRAKELGYHSVIVLGHKDYYPKFGFKPASLWNIYAPFDVPEEFFMALELTEGSLKNAQGVVHYSKPFSE